The sequence ATTGTTGCATCAGGTTACCGCTCTGCTATTGCTCATGGAGTGGCCAGTGATAAAGTAATTCAGTTGGGCGAAATGTTGACTATGGACTTTGGCTGTTATTATAACCACTATGTCAGTGATATGACACGGACCATCCATATTGGTGATCCGACTGATGAGGAACGCACTATTTATGATCTTGTCCTGCATTCCAATTGTACTTTGATTGAGGCGCTTAAACCTGGGATGACACGCCGTGATTATGATAAGGTTGCGCGTGATATGATTGCAGCACCAGGTTATGGGCAGGCTTTTACGCATGGCATCGGTCATGGTATTGGTCTGGATATTCACGAAATACCTTATTTTGGTAACGTTGAAGGCAGAATTGAATCTGGTATGGTTATCACAGATGAGCCTGGTATTTATCTAGATGGCAAGTATGGCGTTCGCATTGAAGATGATCTCCTTGTGACTAAGAATGGTTGTGAAGTGCTGACCCTAGCTCCTAAAGAGTTAATTATTTTAAAATAAATAGAAAAATAATGTAATAAGCTCTTGCTTTACCACTGCCAGTAAGATTGCGACTGCAGTATCTTGACTAAATTTTTTCTATTTTAATAAGTCGTAAACTGGTGAAAATCTTTAAATATTTAAAAAAATGGATCAAAAAATACTAATGAGAAAGGAATAGATATGACAAATAGACTTTCTTGGCAAGACTATTTTATGGCAAATGCAGAGTTGATTTCCAAACGTTCCACCTGCAATCGTGCCTATGTCGGTGCTGTATTGGTTAAAAATAATCGAATTATTGCAACGGGTTACAATGGTGGTGTGGCTGACACAGACAATTGTGATGAAGTTGGTCATGAGATGGAAGCTGGGCACTGTATCCGTACAGTTCACGCCGAAATGAATGCCTTGATTCAGTGTGCTAAGGAAGGGATTTCTGCCAATAATACGGAAATCTATGTCACGCATTTTCCTTGCATTAATTGTACTAAGGCTCTCTTACAAGCAGGCGTCAAAAAAATCACCTATAATACAGCTTATCGTATTCATCCCTTTGCTATTGAACTCATGGAGCAAAAAGAAGTGGAATACGTACAACATGATATACCAAGAGTGAAACTAGGTGAAAAGTAATTAAAAAGGTTCTTAGAGTGATATAAATGACACTCTAAGAGCTCAGACTGAAGACAAACCTATTTTTCAACGTCAAAAATTTTTAAGATCTGCAAATTTCAATTTTAATTTCCTTTATTTGCGAGCGAAGCGAGCTCTAAACGAGATTTTCCGCCGTGATAAAAGTACCTGAAACTTTAAAGTTTCAGGTACTCGGAAGATTTGAGACCTTGGGATCAAATCTTAACTGAACACGGGCTGCGGACGGCTACAAAAAGATAAACATATCCTAGACGCAAGCGTCGTCGGTTAGTTTCCTATTTTGCTCTTGTCCGCTTAACGCCCTTTGTATCTTAGTTTAACTGAACACGGGCTGCGGACGGCTGCAAAAAGATAAACATATCCTAGACGCAAGCGTCGTCGGCTAGTTTCCTATTTTGCTCTTGTCCGCTAAACGCCCTTTGTATCTTGGGTTAACTGAACACGGGCTGCGGACGGCTGCAAAAAGATAAACGTACCCTAGACGCAAGCGTCATTGGTTAGTTTCCTATTTTGCTCTTGTCCGCTTAACGCCCTTTGTATCTTGGTTTAACTGAACACGGGCTGCGGACGGCTGCAAAAAGATAAACATACCCTAGACGCAAGCGTCATTGGTTAGTTTCCTATTTTGCTCTTGTCCGCTTAACGCCCTTTGTATCTTAGTTTAACTGAACACGGGCTGCGGATTGTGGCAAAAAGATGAGTCCTCCTAGAATTTTAATGATTCCGCGTCGTACTCCCTATTTTGCCTTTATCCGCTTAACGCCCTTTGTATCTTAGTTTAACTGAACACGGGCTGCGGATTGTGGCAAAAAGATGAGTCCTCCTAGAATCTTAATGATTCCGCGTCGTACTCCCTATTTTGCCTTTATCCGCTAAACGCCCTTTGTATCTTAGTTTAGGTTGGGACATAAGGAAACGAAAGTTTCCTCATCGCTACCGTCCGTATCACCTAAGGAAAGTCTCAAAAGAAGATTTTTTCTACACTCTCGCTCTAAGAGCTTTTCCTATTTTTTATGGTTTTGGATTTCTTCCATATATCCTGCTGTAATGATGCCAGCAGGAAGAGCTACAATAGCAACACCAATGAGAGATGAAAACATAGTAATGATTTTACCGATAGTTGAGACAGCAAAGATATCTCCGTATCCCACCGTGGTTAAAGATATAGTTGCCCAGTAAATGGCGTCAAAAAAACTGGGAAATGTATTGGGTTCCACATT comes from Streptococcus troglodytae and encodes:
- a CDS encoding deoxycytidylate deaminase, which produces MTNRLSWQDYFMANAELISKRSTCNRAYVGAVLVKNNRIIATGYNGGVADTDNCDEVGHEMEAGHCIRTVHAEMNALIQCAKEGISANNTEIYVTHFPCINCTKALLQAGVKKITYNTAYRIHPFAIELMEQKEVEYVQHDIPRVKLGEK